A portion of the Natronococcus sp. AD-5 genome contains these proteins:
- a CDS encoding PH domain-containing protein, which translates to MSADTADAAASGERSVDGATATTERTLSWLALEPGEGIRWRGQPRVQTVYSWLVLAAFGMVAVSAAVVLDVLTVRGLVWLPAFAVLPLWQYARIAKTVFVITDRRVATRRGVLGVTVSTVALDRVQNSTVTQGSIGRLIGYGTVVIETAGGSDLAFWNVDAPIAVRAELEHSAGRLEGGTVPGTPEQWRAVLDEVRGWRRALERGGGD; encoded by the coding sequence ATGAGCGCCGACACCGCCGACGCTGCCGCCTCCGGCGAGCGCTCCGTCGACGGCGCGACGGCGACGACCGAACGGACCCTCTCGTGGCTGGCGCTCGAGCCGGGCGAGGGGATTCGCTGGCGGGGGCAGCCCCGGGTCCAGACCGTCTACTCGTGGCTCGTCCTCGCAGCGTTCGGCATGGTCGCCGTCAGCGCCGCCGTCGTCCTCGACGTGCTCACCGTCCGCGGGCTGGTCTGGTTGCCGGCGTTCGCCGTGCTCCCGCTGTGGCAGTACGCCCGGATCGCGAAGACGGTCTTCGTGATCACGGACCGACGGGTCGCGACCAGGCGCGGCGTGCTCGGCGTCACCGTCAGCACCGTCGCGCTCGATCGCGTACAGAACAGCACCGTCACGCAGGGCTCGATCGGCCGGCTGATCGGGTACGGCACCGTCGTGATCGAGACGGCGGGCGGATCCGACCTCGCGTTCTGGAACGTCGACGCGCCGATCGCGGTCCGGGCCGAACTCGAGCACTCCGCCGGTCGTCTCGAGGGCGGGACCGTCCCCGGAACGCCGGAACAGTGGCGGGCCGTCCTCGACGAAGTACGCGGCTGGCGACGCGCGTTGGAGAGAGGCGGGGGCGACTGA
- a CDS encoding DUF5658 family protein — protein sequence MSFDGAHARRWLPGRVTPVALERALWILVGVSLVADIVTTFVGLHLGLAESNPIARNAIYSHGLVGMIALKALAIGVGLACRPILPRAYRAIVPAGLALPWTIAVFVNVYMISSVA from the coding sequence ATGAGTTTCGACGGCGCACACGCCCGCCGCTGGTTGCCCGGCCGCGTAACGCCGGTCGCGCTCGAGCGCGCCCTCTGGATCCTCGTCGGCGTCTCGCTGGTCGCCGACATCGTGACGACGTTCGTCGGGCTCCATCTCGGTCTCGCCGAGTCGAACCCGATCGCCCGGAACGCGATCTACAGCCACGGGCTGGTGGGGATGATCGCCCTGAAGGCGCTCGCGATCGGCGTCGGACTCGCCTGTCGACCGATCCTTCCGCGTGCGTACCGGGCGATCGTTCCGGCGGGGCTCGCACTCCCGTGGACGATCGCCGTGTTCGTCAACGTCTACATGATCTCGTCGGTCGCCTGA
- a CDS encoding acyl-CoA carboxylase subunit beta, whose protein sequence is MKVRIAAAASDDEASAIAAALAEHVGAAVEVYVGDADEPTATHEADPAPEDAPSARDDDGSEALGPTEREALLREEIEDILEGGPQKYKEQLPEEGKLFVRDRLDLWFGGENDALLFEDGKFAAFDDWHPKGANADEDTDDRLPADGLITGAAEFEGRDVHFMANDYTVKRGSMAAKGVEKFLRMQQRALKTGRPVFYLMDSSGGRIDQQTGFFANREGIGKYYYNHSMLSGRVPQICVLYGPCIAGAAYTPVFADFTIMVEEMSAMAIASPRMVQMVTGEDISMQELGGPDVHARESGSADLVARDEEHARELVAQLITYLPDNADEKPPRREPKPPADSPEGIDAIVPREPNRGYDMTDVVDRVVDEGSYFELRPDYGEEIITAYARIEGRPVGIVANQPAHRAGAIFPDAAEKAAEFIWKSDAFNVPLLYLCDTPGFMAGSQVEKEGILEQGKKMIYATSSATVPKQTVVVRKAYGAGIYAMGGPAYDPEGVIGLPSGEIAIMGPEAAINAVYARKLSQIDDPEERERREQELREEYREDIDVHRMASEVVIDEIVPPSTLRDELAARFAFYEDVEKELPDKKHGTIL, encoded by the coding sequence CCGCGCTGGCCGAACACGTCGGTGCTGCCGTCGAAGTGTACGTCGGCGACGCCGACGAACCGACCGCGACGCACGAGGCCGACCCCGCGCCGGAGGACGCGCCCTCGGCACGCGATGACGACGGGAGCGAGGCGCTCGGGCCGACCGAACGCGAGGCGTTGCTGCGGGAGGAGATCGAGGACATTCTCGAGGGCGGCCCACAGAAGTACAAAGAGCAGCTGCCGGAGGAAGGAAAGCTATTCGTCCGCGATCGACTCGACCTCTGGTTCGGCGGCGAGAACGACGCTCTCCTCTTCGAGGACGGCAAGTTCGCGGCCTTCGACGACTGGCACCCGAAGGGGGCCAACGCGGACGAGGACACCGACGACCGGCTGCCGGCGGACGGGCTCATCACGGGCGCGGCCGAGTTCGAGGGGCGGGACGTCCACTTCATGGCCAACGACTACACCGTCAAGCGCGGGAGCATGGCCGCCAAGGGCGTCGAGAAGTTCCTCCGGATGCAACAGCGGGCGCTGAAGACCGGCCGGCCGGTGTTCTACCTGATGGACTCCTCCGGCGGTCGGATCGACCAGCAGACCGGCTTCTTCGCCAATCGCGAGGGGATCGGGAAGTACTACTACAACCACTCGATGCTCTCGGGGCGCGTCCCTCAGATCTGTGTGCTCTACGGCCCCTGCATCGCCGGCGCGGCGTACACGCCCGTCTTCGCCGACTTCACGATCATGGTCGAGGAGATGTCCGCGATGGCCATCGCCTCCCCGCGGATGGTACAGATGGTCACCGGCGAGGACATCAGCATGCAGGAACTCGGCGGCCCGGACGTCCACGCCCGCGAGTCGGGCTCGGCGGATCTGGTCGCTCGAGACGAGGAGCACGCCCGCGAACTCGTCGCCCAACTGATCACCTACCTGCCGGACAACGCCGACGAGAAGCCGCCTCGACGGGAACCGAAGCCGCCCGCAGACTCGCCCGAGGGGATCGACGCGATCGTTCCCCGGGAGCCCAACCGGGGCTACGACATGACGGACGTCGTCGATCGCGTCGTCGACGAGGGATCGTACTTCGAGTTACGGCCCGACTACGGCGAGGAGATCATCACGGCGTACGCGCGAATCGAAGGCCGTCCCGTCGGCATCGTCGCGAACCAGCCGGCCCACCGCGCCGGCGCGATCTTCCCCGACGCCGCCGAGAAGGCCGCGGAGTTCATCTGGAAATCCGACGCGTTCAACGTTCCGCTGCTCTACCTCTGTGACACGCCCGGCTTCATGGCCGGCTCGCAGGTCGAGAAGGAGGGCATCTTAGAGCAGGGCAAGAAGATGATCTACGCGACCTCCTCCGCGACGGTACCGAAACAGACGGTCGTCGTCCGCAAGGCCTACGGCGCGGGGATCTACGCGATGGGCGGTCCCGCCTACGACCCCGAGGGCGTCATCGGGCTGCCGTCGGGCGAGATCGCCATCATGGGCCCCGAAGCGGCGATCAACGCCGTCTACGCCCGCAAGCTCTCGCAGATCGACGACCCCGAGGAACGCGAGCGCAGGGAGCAGGAACTCCGCGAGGAGTACCGCGAGGACATCGACGTCCACCGGATGGCGAGCGAGGTCGTCATCGACGAGATCGTCCCGCCGAGTACGCTCCGCGACGAACTCGCGGCGCGCTTCGCGTTCTACGAGGACGTCGAGAAGGAGCTTCCGGACAAGAAACACGGGACGATCCTGTAG